The following are encoded together in the Lactuca sativa cultivar Salinas chromosome 1, Lsat_Salinas_v11, whole genome shotgun sequence genome:
- the LOC111891181 gene encoding MACPF domain-containing protein CAD1: MKDHYSSMDEDPSSKNDALTTTLKNSIQALGRGFDVTSDIRLLYCKGAPGSRLIYLDDQNTKELVFSDDGFVSIPNVPVDVEFSKGERATEATPVCSFYEMAKYFNMKSNLGGDVPLGSFNAMFNFTGSWQLDAASTKSLAMIGYIVPLFEVRLEITDLVLLQQVKRAVPYSWDPASLASFIENYGTHIVTSATVGGRDVVYIKQHQSSPLSLSDIDNYVKDIGDHRFFDLKGQSSSGPLKYKDKDVTVIFRRRGGDDLEQSHAKWAETVETAPDVINMTFTPIVSLLHGVPGIKHLTRAIDLYLEYKPPIEDLQYFLEFQIPRVWAPEQSNIQRKEPVCPSLQFSLMGPKLYISLEQVTIGRKPVTGLRLSLEGNKQNRLAIHIQHLVSLPKILQPHWDTHMAIGAPKWQGPEEQDSRWFEPIKWKNFSHVSTAPIEHTETYIGDLSGVHIVTGAQFGVWDFGARSVLHLKLLFSKVPGCTIRRSVWDHSPANLQRLGEDKGDSSSQSGKLAKIVDMTEMSKGPQDVPGHWLVTGAKLGVDKGRIVLRIKYSLLNY; the protein is encoded by the exons ATGAAAGATCATTATTCTTCCATGGACGAAGACCCATCATCCAAAAACGACGCTTTGACCACTACTCTAAAGAATTCAATCCAAGCACTTGGTAGAGGCTTCGATGTCACCTCCGACATCCGACTTTTGTACTGCAAAGGCGCACCTGGGTCTCGTTTGATTTACTTGGATGATCAAAATACCAAGGAACTTGTCTTCTCAGATGATGGTTTTGTCTCGATTCCTAATGTTCCTGTAGATGTTGAATTTTCTAAAGGCGAAAGGGCCACTGAAGCCACACCTGTTTGCAGCTTCTATGAG ATGGCAAAATACTTCAATATGAAATCAAATCTTGGTGGGGATGTTCCACTTGGAAGCTTTAATGCCATGTTCAATTTTACTGGATCATGGCAACTTGATGCAGCATCAACAAAATCACTTGCTATGATTGGATACATTGTTCCTTTATTTGAAGTCCGTTTAGAAATTACTGATTTAGTTTTGCTTCAACAAGTCAAACGTGCTGTTCCTTATTCATGGGATCCTGCATCTTTAGCAAG CTTTATTGAAAATTATGGCACACATATTGTGACCTCTGCAACGGTTGGGGGGAGAGATGTAGTTTATATAAAGCAACACCAATCATCTCCTTTGTCATTATCAGACATTGATAATTATGTGAAAGACATTGGAGACCACAGATTCTTTGATTTAAAAGGCCAATCCAGTTCTGGTCCCTTAAAGTACAAGGACAAG GACGTAACGGTAATTTTTAGAAGAAGAGGAGGTGATGATCTTGAACAGAGTCATGCAAAATGGGCAGAGACTGTAGAAACAGCGCCAGATGTTATAAATATGACTTTTACTCCCATTGTTTCTTTGCTTCATGGAGTACCTGGAATTAAGCATTTGACACGTGCCATTGACTTATACTTGGAAT ACAAACCACCTATAGAGGATTTACAATACTTTCTAGAGTTCCAAATTCCTCGTGTGTGGGCCCCTGAACAGAGTAACATTCAAAGAAAGGAGCCAGTTTGTCCCTCACTTCAGTTTAGCTTAATGGGACCAAAGCTTTACATTAGTCTCGAGCAG GTAACCATCGGACGCAAACCCGTAACAGGACTCCGACTAAGTTTAGAAGGAAACAAACAAAACCGATTAGCAATCCACATACAACACTTAGTCTCCCTCCCCAAAATCCTCCAACCACATTGGGACACACACATGGCTATCGGTGCACCCAAATGGCAAGGACCCGAAGAGCAAGATAGCCGATGGTTCGAGCCCATCAAATGGAAAAACTTCTCTCACGTAAGCACCGCACCTATCGAACACACCGAGACCTACATCGGGGATCTTTCCGGGGTCCACATAGTCACCGGGGCCCAATTTGGCGTATGGGATTTCGGTGCTAGAAGCGTTTTGCATCTTAAACTTCTTTTTTCTAAAGTACCCGGGTGCACCATTAGGCGATCCGTGTGGGACCATAGCCCGGCTAACCTTCAAAGACTTGGAGAAGATAAGGGAGACAGTTCGAGCCAGTCTGGGAAATTGGCTAAAATTGTGGATATGACCGAGATGTCCAAGGGCCCACAAGATGTTCCGGGACATTGGTTGGTTACGGGGGCTAAACTTGGAGTAGATAAAGGGAGGATCGTTTTACGGATAAAATATTCGTTGTTGAATTATTAA